One Meles meles chromosome 11, mMelMel3.1 paternal haplotype, whole genome shotgun sequence DNA segment encodes these proteins:
- the LOC123953151 gene encoding olfactory receptor 13C7-like, which translates to MDRSNQTSLGAGFILLGLSAHPRLEKMFFVLILLMYLVILLGNGVLILLTVLDSRLHTPMYFFLGNLSFLDICYTTSSVPLILDSFLTRRKTIPFSACAMQMFLSFAMGATECVLLGMMAFDRYVAICNPLRYPVVMSKAAYVPMAAGSWAAGITNSIVQTSQAMRLPFCGDNVINHFTCEILAVLKLACADISINVISMVVANVIFLGVPVLFIFVSYVFIIATILRIPSAEGRKKAFSTCSAHLTVVVIFYGTILFMYGKPKSKDPLGADKQDLSDKLTSLFYGVVTPMLNPIIYSLRNKDVKTAVRNLVRQ; encoded by the coding sequence ATGGACAGGTCCAATCAGACCTCCCTTGGGGCAGGGTTCATCCTCCTGGGCCTCTCAGCCCACCCAAGGCTAGAGAAAATGTTCTTTGTGCTCATCCTCCTGATGTACCTGGTCATCCTGCTGGGCAACGGGGTGCTCATCCTGTTGACCGTCCTTGACTCCCGCCTGCACACGCCCATGTACTTCTTCTTGGGGAACCTTTCCTTCCTGGACATCTGCTACACAACCTCCTCAGTCCCCCTCATTCTTGACAGCTTCCTGACCCGCAGAAAAACCATTCCCTTCTCAGCTTGTGCCATGCAGATGTTTCTCTCCTTTGCCATGGGAGCCACAGAGTGTGTGCTTCTGGGCATGATGGCATTTGATCgttatgtggccatctgtaacccCCTTAGGTACCCCGTGGTCATGAGCAAGGCTGCCTATGTGCCCATGGCAGCTGGCTCCTGGGCAGCTGGTATCACCAACTCTATAGTTCAGACATCCCAGGCTATGAGACTGCCCTTCTGTGGGGACAATGTCATCAATCACTTCACTTGTGAGATCCTGGCTGTCCTGAAATTAGCTTGTGCTGACATCTCCATCAATGTGATCAGCATGGTCGTGGCTAATGTGATTTTTCTGGGGGTCCCAGTTCTGTTCATTTTTGTCTCCTATGTGTTCATCATTGCTACCATCCTGAGGATCCCCTCAgctgaggggaggaagaaggcctTCTCTACCTGCTCTGCCCACCTCACTGTGGTGGTCATCTTCTATGGGACCATCCTCTTCATGTATGGGAAGCCCAAATCCAAGGACCCCCTGGGGGCAGACAAGCAGGACCTTTCAGACAAGCTCACCTCCCTCTTCTATGGGGTGGTGACCCCTATGCTCAACCCCATCATCTACAGCCTCAGGAACAAGGATGTAAAGACTGCTGTGAGGAACCTGGTACGTCAATAA
- the LOC123953152 gene encoding olfactory receptor 13C7-like → MEASNQSAVTEFVLLGLSAHPKLEKTFFVLILSMYLVILLGNGVLILVTILDPRLHTPMYFFLGNLSFLDICYTTSSVPLVLDGFLTPRKTISFSACTGQMFLSFAMGATECVLLGMMAFDRYVAICNPLRYPVVMSKAAYVPMAASSWVAGGANSLVQISLAVQLPFCGDNVINHFICEILAVLKLACADISINVISMAVANVIFLGVPVLFIFVSYLFILTTILKIPSAEGRKKAFSTCSAHLTVVVIFYGTILFMYAKPKSKDPLGADKQDVSDKLISLFYGLLTPMLNPIIYSLRNKDVKIAVRNLVAQKHITQ, encoded by the coding sequence ATGGAAGCATCCAACCAGTCTGCTGTGACAGAATTTGTTTTGCTTGGCCTCTCTGCCCATCCAAAACTAGAGAAAACGTTCTTTGTGCTCATCCTGTCCATGTACCTGGTGATCCTGCTGGGCAATGGGGTCCTCATCCTGGTGACCATCCTTGACCCCCGCCtgcacacacccatgtacttcttcctggggAACCTCTCCTTCCTGGACATCTGCTACACGACCTCCTCAGTCCCTCTAGTCCTGGATGGCTTCCTCACTCCCAGGAAAACCATTTCCTTCTCAGCCTGCACTGGGCAGATGTTTCTCTCCTTTGCCATGGGAGCTACAGAGTGTGTGCTTCTGGGCATGATGGCATttgatcgctatgtggccatctgtaacccCCTTAGGTACCCCGTGGTCATGAGCAAGGCTGCCTATGTGCCCATGGCGGccagctcctgggtggctggtgGAGCCAATTCCTTGGTGCAGATCTCTCTTGCAGTACAATTACCCTTCTGTGGGGACAATGTCATCAACCACTTCATCTGTGAGATCCTGGCTGTCCTGAAGTTGGCCTGTGCTGACATCTCCATCAATGTGATCAGTATGGCAGTGGCCAATGTGATCTTCCTGGGGGTCCCAGTTCTGTTCATCTTTGTCTCCTACCTCTTCATCCTCACCACCATTCTGAAGATTCCCTCAgctgaggggaggaagaaggcctTCTCCACCTGCTCTGCCCACCTCACTGTGGTGGTCATCTTCTATGGGACTATTCTTTTCATGTATGCGAAGCCCAAATCTAAGGACCCCCTGGGGGCAGACAAGCAGGATGTTTCAGACAAGCTCATCTCACTCTTCTATGGGCTTCTGACCCCTATGCTCAACCCCATCATCTACAGTCTGAGGAACAAGGACGTGAAGATTGCTGTGAGGAACCTGGTGGCTCAGAAGCACATCACCCAGTGA
- the LOC123953149 gene encoding olfactory receptor 13C7-like, which produces MEVANKSVLAGFVLLGLSDQPKLEKTFFVLILSMYLVILLGNGVLILVTILDPRLHTPMYFFLGNLSFLDICYTTSSIPLVLDGFLTPRKTISFSACTGQMFLSFAMGATECVLLGMMAFDRYVAICNPLRYPVVMSKAAYVPMAASSWVAGGANSLVQISLAVQLPFCGDNVINHFTCEILAVLKLACADISINVISMGVANVIFLGVPVLFIFVSYLFILTTILKIPSAEGRKKAFSTCSAHLTVVVIFYGTILFMYAKPKSKDPLGADKQDVSDKLISLFYGVLTPMLNPIIYSLRNKDVKTAMKTLVNQKCFAQ; this is translated from the coding sequence ATGGAAGTGGCCAACAAATCTGTTCTGGCAGGATTTGTCTTGCTGGGGCTCTCAGATCAGCCAAAGCTTGAGAAAACATTCTTTGTGCTCATCCTGTCCATGTACCTGGTGATCCTGCTGGGCAATGGGGTCCTCATCCTGGTGACCATCCTTGACCCCCGCCtgcacacacccatgtacttcttcctggggAACCTCTCCTTCCTGGACATCTGCTACACCACTTCTTCCATCCCTCTAGTCCTGGATGGCTTCCTCACTCCCAGGAAAACCATTTCCTTCTCAGCCTGCACTGGGCAGATGTTTCTCTCCTTTGCCATGGGAGCTACAGAGTGTGTGCTTCTGGGCATGATGGCATttgatcgctatgtggccatctgtaacccCCTTAGGTACCCCGTGGTCATGAGCAAGGCTGCCTATGTGCCCATGGCGGccagctcctgggtggctggtgGAGCCAATTCCTTGGTGCAGATCTCTCTTGCAGTACAATTACCCTTCTGTGGGGACAATGTCATCAACCACTTCACCTGTGAGATCCTGGCTGTCCTGAAGTTGGCCTGTGCTGACATCTCCATCAATGTGATCAGCATGGGGGTGGCCAATGTGATCTTCCTGGGGGTCCCAGTTCTGTTCATCTTTGTCTCCTACCTCTTCATCCTCACCACCATTCTGAAGATTCCCTCAgctgaggggaggaagaaggcctTCTCCACCTGCTCTGCCCACCTCACTGTGGTGGTCATCTTCTATGGGACTATTCTTTTCATGTATGCGAAGCCCAAATCTAAGGACCCCCTGGGGGCAGACAAGCAGGATGTTTCAGACAAGCTCATCTCCCTCTTCTATGGGGTGCTGACCCCCATGCTCAACCCCATCATCTACAGCCTCAGGAACAAGGATGTGAAGACTGCTATGAAGACCCTGGTGAATCAGAAATGCTTTGCCCAGTGA
- the LOC123953145 gene encoding olfactory receptor 13C7 gives MENANQTISVTEFILLGLSAHPKLEKTFFVLILLMYLVILLGNGILILVTVLDSHLHTPMYFFLGNLSFLDICYTTSSVPLILDSFLTPRKTISFSACAMQMFLSFAMGATECVLLGMMAFDRYVAICNPLRYPVVMSKAAYVPMTVSSWAAGSTASILQTSLAMRLPFCGNNIINHFTCEILAVLRLACTDISINVISMGVTNVIFLGVPVLFIFVSYIFILTTILRIPSAEGRKKAFSTCSAHLAVVVVFYGTILFMYGKPKSKDPLGADKQDVSDKLTSLFYGVVTPMLNPIIYSLRNKDVKAAMRNLVSQKCFTQ, from the coding sequence ATGGAAAATGCCAACCAGACTATCTCTGTGACAGAATTTATTCTCCTGGGCCTCTCAGCCCACCCAAAGCTGGAGAAAACGTTCTTTGTGCTCATCCTCCTGATGTACCTAGTCATCCTGCTGGGCAATGGGATCCTCATCCTAGTGACTGTCCTTGACTCCCACTTGCACacgcccatgtacttcttcctggggAACCTCTCCTTCCTGGACATCTGCTACACCACCTCCTCAGTCCCCCTCATTCTTGACAGCTTCCTGACCCCCAGGAAAACCATCTCCTTCTCAGCCTGTGCAATGCAgatgtttctttcctttgccaTGGGAGCCACAGAGTGTGTGCTTTTGGGCATGATGGCATttgatcgctatgtggccatctgcaacccCCTCAGGTACCCCGTGGTCATGAGCAAGGCTGCCTATGTGCCCATGACTGTCAGCTCCTGGGCAGCTGGAAGTACTGCCTCTATCCTTCAAACATCCCTTGCAATGAGGCTTCCCTTCTGTGGGAACAACATCATCAACCATTTTACCTGTGAGATCCTGGCTGTCCTGAGGTTGGCCTGTACTGACATCTCCATCAATGTGATCAGTATGGGAGTGACAAATGTGATTTTTCTGGGGGTCCCAGTTCTGTTCATCTTTGTCTCCTACATCTTCATCCTCACCACCATCCTGAGGATCCCCTCTGCTGAGGGGAGGAAAAAGGCCTTCTCTACCTGCTCTGCCCATCTTGCAGTGGTGGTCGTCTTCTATGGGACCATTCTCTTCATGTATGGGAAGCCCAAGTCTAAGGATCCCCTGGGGGCAGACAAGCAGGATGTTTCAGACAAGCTCACCTCCCTCTTCTATGGGGTGGTGACCCCTATGCTCAACCCcatcatctacagcctgaggaacAAGGATGTGAAGGCTGCTATGAGAAACCTGGTGAGTCAGAAATGCTTTACCCAATGA